In Buchnera aphidicola (Brachycaudus tragopogonis), the following are encoded in one genomic region:
- the ychF gene encoding redox-regulated ATPase YchF, translating to MGFKCGIIGLPNVGKSTLFNILTKGNSAVANFPFCTIKPNVGIVPVFDQRLNNLAKIISPKKIIHAFIEFIDIAGLVKGASKGEGLGNQFLSNIREADAIVHVVRCFKDDNITHVYNDIRPDKDVEIINTELILSDFDTCEKNILQLQKKTIIKNHEIEKKINVLNKCMSHLKKCLMLKVLNLNIEEKKIISDLRFLTLKPTMYVANINDEKESYYFLEELKRLSSKEGSVVIPISSNLELELVNMNSQEQKSFMEAFNIKNLGLNNIVQTGYKLLNLITFFTAGAKEIRAWEILDGSTSLQAAHKIHTDFSKGFIRAQIIKYLDFIKYKSESKIREIGKCRTEGKHYKMQDGDIVHFLFNI from the coding sequence ATGGGTTTTAAATGTGGTATTATAGGATTGCCTAATGTTGGTAAATCTACTTTATTTAATATTTTGACTAAAGGAAATTCAGCAGTTGCTAATTTTCCATTTTGTACTATTAAACCTAATGTAGGTATTGTTCCCGTTTTTGACCAACGGTTAAATAATCTTGCTAAAATTATTTCTCCTAAAAAAATAATACATGCATTTATAGAGTTTATAGATATTGCAGGTTTAGTGAAAGGAGCTTCTAAAGGTGAAGGATTAGGAAATCAATTTTTAAGTAATATACGCGAGGCAGATGCTATAGTACATGTTGTTCGTTGTTTTAAAGATGATAACATTACTCATGTTTATAATGATATTAGACCTGATAAAGATGTAGAAATTATTAATACTGAACTTATTTTATCTGATTTTGATACTTGTGAAAAAAATATATTACAATTACAAAAAAAAACAATAATAAAAAATCATGAAATAGAAAAAAAAATAAATGTTTTAAACAAATGTATGAGTCATTTAAAAAAATGTTTAATGTTAAAGGTTCTTAATTTAAACATTGAAGAAAAAAAAATAATCAGTGATTTACGTTTTTTAACTTTAAAACCGACTATGTATGTTGCTAATATTAATGACGAAAAAGAATCTTATTATTTTTTAGAAGAATTAAAGCGATTGTCTAGTAAAGAAGGTTCTGTAGTTATTCCAATTTCTTCTAATTTAGAATTAGAGTTGGTTAATATGAATTCTCAAGAACAAAAATCTTTTATGGAAGCATTTAATATAAAAAATTTAGGTTTAAACAATATTGTTCAAACTGGCTATAAATTACTAAATTTGATAACTTTTTTTACTGCGGGTGCAAAAGAAATTCGTGCTTGGGAAATTTTAGATGGTAGTACTAGTCTGCAAGCTGCACATAAAATACACACTGATTTTAGTAAAGGTTTTATTAGAGCGCAAATTATTAAATATTTAGATTTTATAAAATATAAAAGTGAATCTAAAATTAGAGAAATAGGGAAATGTCGGACAGAAGGAAAACATTACAAAATGCAAGATGGTGATATTGTGCATTTTTTATTTAATATTTAA
- the thrC gene encoding threonine synthase, with protein sequence MKLYNLKNHNETVNFATAVKLGLGQQQGLFFPVKLPTITPVELSEILKLDFITRSTEILSKFIYNEISKDQLYKHVKQAFSFKHPLKIKITEKINCFELFHGPTLAFKDFGARFMAQMIFSLNKKNESVTILTATSGDTGAAVAHAFYKMKNVRVIILYPKGKISELQEKLFCTLGENIKTISINGSFDDCQKLVKEAFNDKKLKESIGLNSANSINISRLLAQICYYFEAFSLISEQERKKLVIAVPCGNFGNLTAGLLAKSIGLPIKSFIACTNANDTVPRFLQNGRWHPKKTVSTISNAMDISQPNNWPRIEELFNRNNWNLKELRFGSVSDSVTEETLKELLQLGYVSEPHAAIAYRLLQDQLKKDEFGLFLGTAHPAKFKKTVEKILKNNISLPYELKNRINLPLLSYNINPNFDKLKEFLIEK encoded by the coding sequence ATGAAACTTTATAACTTAAAAAACCACAATGAAACAGTAAACTTTGCAACAGCCGTAAAATTAGGATTAGGACAACAACAAGGATTGTTTTTTCCAGTAAAGTTACCAACTATTACACCTGTTGAATTATCAGAAATATTAAAATTAGATTTTATTACTCGCAGTACTGAAATACTTTCTAAATTTATTTATAACGAAATATCTAAAGATCAACTATACAAACATGTTAAACAAGCTTTTTCATTTAAACATCCATTAAAAATAAAAATTACAGAAAAAATTAATTGCTTTGAACTATTTCATGGTCCAACATTAGCATTTAAAGATTTTGGAGCACGTTTTATGGCTCAAATGATTTTTTCATTAAATAAAAAAAATGAATCCGTTACTATCTTAACTGCAACATCAGGAGATACTGGTGCAGCAGTAGCACATGCTTTTTATAAAATGAAAAATGTTCGAGTGATTATTTTATATCCAAAAGGAAAAATTAGTGAATTACAAGAAAAATTATTTTGTACATTAGGGGAAAACATAAAAACTATATCAATTAATGGTAGTTTTGATGATTGTCAAAAACTAGTAAAAGAAGCTTTTAATGATAAAAAATTAAAAGAATCAATAGGATTAAATTCAGCTAATTCTATTAATATTAGCAGATTACTAGCGCAAATATGTTATTATTTTGAAGCTTTTTCTTTAATTTCTGAACAAGAAAGAAAAAAATTAGTCATCGCAGTTCCATGTGGTAATTTTGGTAACTTAACAGCTGGATTATTAGCTAAATCTATTGGTTTACCAATTAAATCATTTATTGCCTGTACGAATGCTAATGATACAGTCCCCCGTTTTCTTCAAAATGGAAGGTGGCATCCTAAAAAAACTGTATCTACAATCTCTAATGCTATGGATATTAGTCAACCAAATAATTGGCCTAGAATTGAAGAATTATTTAATAGAAATAACTGGAACTTAAAAGAACTTAGATTTGGTAGTGTATCAGATAGTGTAACTGAAGAAACATTGAAAGAACTACTTCAATTAGGCTATGTCTCTGAACCTCATGCTGCAATAGCATATCGATTATTACAAGATCAATTAAAAAAAGATGAATTTGGTCTATTTTTAGGTACAGCGCATCCGGCTAAATTTAAAAAAACTGTCGAAAAAATATTAAAAAATAATATTTCACTGCCATATGAACTAAAAAATAGAATAAATTTGCCATTATTATCTTATAATATTAATCCTAATTTTGATAAATTAAAAGAATTTTTAATAGAAAAATAA
- the pth gene encoding aminoacyl-tRNA hydrolase codes for MIVGLSNPKLEYHNTRHNVGSWYVYALAESFCNILQEDKKFFGFTSSFIMESKYIRLLIPNIFMNINGQSIFKMASFYNISLNEILVVHDDLELKPGIIKLKYSYGHNGHNGLRNIISVFNKKINFYRLRIGIGRPKNKDQISSYVLSNPNGEEKILIQKSIKESIKENSYFIFSK; via the coding sequence ATGATAGTAGGATTATCAAATCCAAAACTTGAATATCATAATACACGTCATAATGTAGGTTCTTGGTATGTTTACGCTTTAGCTGAAAGTTTTTGTAATATTTTACAAGAAGATAAAAAATTTTTTGGTTTTACTTCTTCTTTTATTATGGAATCAAAATATATTAGATTACTTATACCGAATATATTTATGAACATAAACGGTCAATCAATATTTAAAATGGCATCATTTTATAATATTAGTTTAAATGAAATACTAGTAGTACATGATGATTTAGAACTGAAGCCTGGAATTATAAAATTAAAATATAGCTATGGACATAATGGACATAATGGATTAAGAAATATTATTAGTGTATTTAATAAAAAAATTAATTTTTATCGATTAAGAATTGGTATTGGTCGTCCAAAAAATAAAGATCAAATATCTTCTTATGTACTGTCAAATCCTAATGGTGAAGAGAAAATTTTAATTCAAAAATCTATTAAAGAATCTATAAAGGAGAATAGTTATTTTATTTTTTCAAAATAA